One Aminivibrio sp. DNA window includes the following coding sequences:
- the pyrR gene encoding bifunctional pyr operon transcriptional regulator/uracil phosphoribosyltransferase PyrR, producing MTVQADRGWTEKASVLGKEDMERVLRRIAVEIVERNKGLERVILLGIQRRGVHLAARLREMMKETEKVKVPTGELDITLYRDDISVLADQPVVHSTSVPGDITGKKVVLVDDVLFTGRTVRAALDAITDLGRPERVQLAVLVDRGHRELPIAADYVGKTVPTSRAENVEVRVKELDGEDRVVICERTGGTESGVEA from the coding sequence ATGACGGTACAGGCAGATCGCGGATGGACGGAAAAGGCCTCGGTCCTGGGGAAGGAGGATATGGAGAGGGTGCTGCGGCGGATCGCCGTGGAGATCGTGGAGCGCAACAAGGGACTGGAGCGGGTGATCCTGCTGGGCATCCAGAGAAGAGGCGTCCATCTCGCGGCCAGGCTCCGGGAGATGATGAAGGAAACGGAGAAGGTGAAGGTTCCCACCGGGGAACTGGACATCACTCTCTACCGGGACGACATCTCCGTCCTCGCCGACCAGCCGGTGGTGCACAGCACCTCCGTTCCCGGCGATATTACGGGGAAAAAGGTGGTCCTCGTGGACGACGTTCTTTTCACGGGCCGGACGGTGCGGGCGGCCCTGGACGCAATCACGGACCTCGGACGGCCCGAGCGGGTTCAACTGGCGGTGCTGGTGGACAGGGGACACAGGGAGCTGCCCATCGCTGCCGATTACGTGGGGAAGACGGTACCCACGTCCAGGGCGGAGAACGTGGAGGTCCGGGTGAAGGAACTTGACGGCGAGGACAGGGTTGTTATCTGCGAACGTACGGGAGGGACGGAAAGTGGAGTGGAGGCATAA
- a CDS encoding aspartate carbamoyltransferase catalytic subunit — protein MEWRHKNLITLEGWTRDELAFFLDQTEYMEELLNRPIKKVPALRGKIVMNCFFENSTRTRASFEIAGKVLSADVINWSSSGSSASKGETLRDTVRTLEAMAADAVVVRHEEVGVPDYLAKKLTKASIFNAGDGTNGHPTQALLDLYTARQKLGNLEGAKMAIIGDVLHSRVARSDMQAFRKMGVHVTLSGPATLMPENTASLGVGYVSDAREAAEGADILYFLRMQRERQEDGLIPSIDEYHRRWGATESLVSLAAPRAVVMHPGPMNRGMEIASSVADGPRSLILDQVRSGVAVRMALLYLCLGGVR, from the coding sequence GTGGAGTGGAGGCATAAGAATCTCATCACCCTTGAAGGGTGGACGAGGGACGAACTCGCCTTTTTTCTCGACCAGACGGAGTACATGGAGGAACTGCTGAACAGGCCGATAAAAAAGGTTCCCGCCCTTCGCGGGAAGATCGTTATGAACTGTTTCTTCGAGAATTCAACCAGAACGAGAGCCTCTTTCGAAATAGCGGGAAAGGTGCTCTCCGCCGACGTCATAAACTGGTCATCCTCGGGGTCGAGCGCGAGCAAGGGCGAGACCCTGCGGGACACCGTGCGGACCCTGGAGGCGATGGCCGCGGACGCGGTGGTGGTACGCCATGAGGAAGTGGGGGTTCCCGACTATCTCGCGAAGAAGCTCACAAAAGCTTCCATCTTCAACGCGGGGGACGGAACGAACGGCCATCCGACCCAGGCACTGCTCGATCTTTATACCGCGAGGCAGAAACTGGGAAACCTCGAAGGAGCGAAGATGGCCATAATCGGGGACGTGCTCCACAGCAGGGTGGCCCGCTCGGATATGCAGGCATTCAGGAAGATGGGCGTCCATGTGACCCTCAGCGGCCCGGCGACCCTTATGCCGGAAAACACGGCGTCCCTCGGCGTCGGGTACGTTTCCGACGCCCGCGAGGCTGCCGAAGGGGCGGACATACTCTACTTCCTGCGGATGCAGCGGGAACGGCAGGAAGACGGCCTCATTCCGTCCATCGACGAATACCATCGCCGCTGGGGGGCGACCGAAAGCCTCGTGTCCCTCGCCGCGCCCCGGGCCGTGGTGATGCATCCCGGACCCATGAACCGCGGAATGGAGATCGCCTCGTCCGTGGCGGACGGTCCCCGGAGCCTCATCCTCGATCAGGTCCGGAGCGGTGTGGCCGTCCGGATGGCCCTGCTCTACCTTTGCCTTGGAGGTGTGCGTTAG